In Psychrobacter sp. JCM 18902, a single window of DNA contains:
- a CDS encoding lactoylglutathione lyase family protein, whose protein sequence is MNNVYPRSFSHIGLSVPDLEAAVKFYTEVMGWYTIMEPTEIVEDNSPIGEMCTEVFGSGWGSFRIAHLSTGDRIGVEIFEFKNQENPENNFEYWKTGIFHFCVQDPNVEELAERIVAAGGKKRMAKPRYYYPGEKPYRMIYMEDPFGNIVEIYSHSYELIYSEGAY, encoded by the coding sequence ATGAACAACGTTTATCCAAGGAGTTTTTCGCACATCGGCCTTTCAGTTCCCGACCTAGAAGCCGCCGTAAAATTTTATACTGAAGTGATGGGTTGGTACACCATCATGGAGCCTACTGAGATTGTTGAAGATAATAGCCCGATTGGTGAGATGTGTACTGAAGTATTCGGTTCAGGTTGGGGCAGTTTCCGTATTGCTCACCTATCTACTGGTGACCGTATCGGTGTTGAGATTTTTGAATTTAAAAATCAAGAAAACCCTGAAAACAACTTTGAGTATTGGAAAACAGGTATCTTTCACTTCTGCGTTCAAGATCCAAATGTTGAAGAGCTGGCTGAGCGCATAGTTGCAGCAGGCGGTAAAAAACGTATGGCAAAACCACGCTACTACTACCCTGGTGAAAAGCCATATCGCATGATTTATATGGAAGACCCGTTCGGCAACATCGTCGAGATTTATAGCCACAGCTACGAGCTTATCTATAGCGAAGGCGCGTACTAA
- a CDS encoding enoyl-CoA hydratase translates to MTNSDVALDMDDFPVIRKDDRKSGVVTLTLNRPKQFNALSVELLSALQAELDSIAQDDNIRVVIIAANGKAFCAGHNLKEMRAHSDEAFQRALFQQCSHMMLTINRMPQVVIAKVQGIATAAGCQLVAACDLAVAADEAKFATSGINVGLFCSTPAVAVSRNLPRKQAFEMLITGEFIDAHTALQYGLINRVAPAEQLEQVLQSLITAITTKSPVAVKTGKDMFYKQLNMSVEDAYDYASEVMTCNMMADDVSEGIDAFIEKRQAVWKGC, encoded by the coding sequence ATGACAAACTCTGACGTTGCCTTAGACATGGATGACTTTCCCGTTATTAGAAAAGACGATAGAAAAAGTGGCGTGGTCACTCTCACCTTAAACCGACCAAAGCAATTCAATGCCTTATCCGTTGAGCTACTCTCTGCGCTACAAGCGGAACTGGACAGTATCGCTCAAGATGACAATATCCGTGTAGTCATCATTGCAGCAAATGGTAAAGCGTTTTGTGCCGGTCACAATCTAAAAGAGATGCGCGCACATTCAGATGAAGCCTTTCAGCGCGCCCTATTCCAACAATGCAGTCACATGATGCTCACTATTAATCGTATGCCGCAAGTCGTGATTGCAAAAGTGCAAGGCATCGCGACAGCAGCAGGGTGCCAACTGGTTGCCGCCTGTGATTTAGCCGTTGCCGCTGATGAAGCCAAATTTGCCACTTCAGGGATAAACGTTGGGCTTTTTTGCTCTACGCCTGCCGTTGCAGTCAGTCGCAATCTACCTCGTAAGCAAGCGTTTGAGATGCTAATTACTGGTGAGTTTATCGATGCACATACTGCTTTACAATATGGCTTAATCAATCGAGTAGCCCCAGCGGAACAATTAGAACAAGTCTTGCAATCGTTGATAACGGCGATTACTACCAAATCTCCAGTAGCAGTAAAAACTGGCAAAGACATGTTTTATAAGCAATTGAATATGAGCGTCGAAGATGCTTATGACTATGCCAGTGAAGTGATGACTTGTAATATGATGGCAGACGATGTGAGTGAAGGTATTGACGCCTTTATTGAAAAGCGTCAAGCCGTATGGAAAGGATGCTAA
- a CDS encoding RidA family protein produces MKKLHSNQRMSKTVIHNQTIYLCGQVGNAEDEIKAQTLTCLEKIQTLLEEVGSDKSKLLSVTVWIKDMADFAAMNEVYDQWFEGIQPPARACGESALARPELLVEMIAIAAE; encoded by the coding sequence ATAAAGAAGCTGCATAGCAATCAACGTATGAGCAAAACTGTAATCCATAATCAGACTATTTATTTATGTGGTCAGGTAGGTAATGCAGAAGACGAAATCAAAGCGCAAACATTGACTTGTTTGGAAAAAATCCAAACGTTGTTAGAAGAAGTGGGTAGCGATAAATCAAAACTACTATCAGTAACGGTTTGGATAAAAGACATGGCTGACTTTGCTGCTATGAATGAAGTCTATGACCAGTGGTTTGAAGGTATTCAGCCGCCAGCTCGTGCTTGTGGCGAGTCTGCATTGGCACGTCCTGAGCTGTTGGTTGAGATGATAGCTATCGCCGCTGAGTAA
- a CDS encoding NAD(P)/FAD-dependent oxidoreductase, translating into MRYEVIVIGAGMVGTSVAWHLQKNNSKVLMLDKKLPGSETSYGNAGLIQREAIHTHPFPRQLTEMIRVLPNQGTDIRYRIPAILRYHQALLQYWKYSTPASVKKIESEWQTLIAHCTSEHQTMISASGADELITRDGWLQLHRSEDTFKEAQASAIDARNQGVEHNVLNLEALKAMEPSANFEGFVGAIHWKNSWQVSNPSSLVKAYAKNFQEMGGTIKESDVKEIVQDGEGWKIITDNDTYYSDKLVIAAGPWSNDLIRPLGYNLPLFPMRGYHQHFKVTEKNTINHSMFDMDKGFVMGPMQQGIRITTGAEMTTMDAPKNFGQLKTVLKLARKILPLEDAVESEAWAGSRPCMPDMKPVIGPADKHEKLWFAFGHSHQGFTLGPMTGRLVEEMIHDKPLLVDVAPFSAQRFSN; encoded by the coding sequence ATGCGCTATGAAGTGATCGTTATCGGTGCAGGTATGGTTGGCACGTCAGTCGCGTGGCATTTACAAAAAAATAATTCAAAAGTGCTGATGTTAGACAAGAAGTTGCCAGGGTCAGAGACCTCGTATGGCAATGCAGGATTGATTCAGCGCGAAGCCATTCATACCCATCCTTTTCCTCGTCAACTGACTGAGATGATCCGAGTATTGCCGAACCAAGGCACTGATATTCGCTATCGTATCCCAGCAATTTTGCGTTATCACCAAGCGCTGCTACAGTACTGGAAATACTCTACGCCCGCTTCGGTCAAAAAAATAGAATCAGAATGGCAGACGTTGATCGCGCATTGTACCAGTGAACATCAAACGATGATTTCAGCCTCTGGTGCTGACGAGCTAATTACTCGTGATGGCTGGTTGCAATTGCATCGTTCTGAAGACACCTTCAAAGAAGCACAAGCATCAGCCATTGATGCGCGCAATCAAGGCGTGGAGCATAATGTACTAAACCTTGAAGCGCTAAAAGCCATGGAGCCTAGCGCTAATTTTGAAGGTTTCGTTGGTGCGATTCATTGGAAAAACTCTTGGCAAGTGTCAAACCCAAGCTCCCTCGTAAAAGCCTATGCGAAAAATTTCCAAGAGATGGGCGGTACAATTAAAGAGAGCGATGTAAAAGAAATCGTACAAGATGGTGAAGGTTGGAAAATCATCACTGATAATGACACTTATTATAGTGATAAGTTGGTCATTGCAGCGGGTCCATGGTCGAATGACTTGATCAGACCACTGGGTTACAATCTGCCATTGTTCCCAATGCGTGGTTATCATCAGCATTTCAAAGTAACAGAAAAAAATACCATCAATCACAGCATGTTCGATATGGACAAAGGCTTTGTGATGGGTCCAATGCAGCAAGGCATCCGTATCACGACTGGTGCTGAGATGACTACGATGGATGCACCAAAGAACTTTGGTCAATTAAAAACGGTTCTGAAGCTGGCAAGAAAAATCTTACCATTAGAAGATGCGGTTGAGAGTGAAGCATGGGCAGGATCACGTCCTTGTATGCCTGATATGAAGCCAGTTATTGGTCCTGCAGACAAGCATGAAAAACTATGGTTTGCCTTTGGTCACAGTCATCAAGGCTTTACTTTAGGGCCTATGACAGGACGTCTCGTTGAAGAGATGATTCATGACAAGCCATTATTAGTAGATGTTGCGCCATTCAGTGCCCAGCGTTTTTCTAATTAA